In the Flavobacteriales bacterium genome, ACCCCCAACGGCGACGGCAACAACGACCTGTTCGGGCCGATCACCGATGCCGAGCTGGGCGGGTGCCTGCAGATGAGCATCTTCAACCGGTGGGGACAAAAGATGTGGGAGAGCCTGGGCAACGCCACCCGCTGGGACGGCCGCACCTTCGCCGGTGAGCCCGCCGTGGTGGGCACCTACTTCTATGTGATGGACCTCAACGGCGTGCGCTACGAAGGCAGCATCCAACTCATGCGTTGACCCATGCGGACATCCCTCCTCCCCCTGCTGCTGGCCCTGCCCTTGGTGCAGGGTTGCTGGAACATGAACTGCGTGGATGCCCCAGGGCCGGTGGTGACGCGCGACCTGGCGGTGGAGCCCTTCACCGGGGTGATCACAGAGGGCGCCATCGACGTGGAGATCGTGCAGGGGCCTGTGCAGCAGGTGAAGGCGGAAGGCCCTGCCGCCGCGCTCGACCTGCTGAGCACCCAGGTGAAGGCCGGCGTGTGGCATGTGCGCACCACGGCGTGTTTCAAGAGTGATGTGGACCTGGTCGTGCGCATCACCCTGCCCTCGCTGGAGCGCGTGGGCGTGGAAGGCTCCGGGGATGTGCATTGCACTGGTGCCTTCGCCGGTGAACGATTGGAGGTCACCGTGGCTGGCAGTGGCGACATCACCGCGCCGGTGAGCGCACGCACGCTGAAGGTGTCGATCCAGGGCAGCGGCGATGTCACCCTCACCGGTACGGCCGGCGAGGCCGACCTGGGCATCGCCGGCAGCGGCAACGTGGAGGGCCTGGACCTGAGCGCCGGGCGCGCGGACGTGGAGATCGAGGGAAGCGGCGACGTGTCCCTCACCGCAGTGGACGTGCTGAACGCGCGCATCCTGGGCAGCGGCAACGTGCGCTACCGGGGCACACCGAAGGTGTCGTCCACCATCACCGGGTCGGGGGCCGTGACACCCGCGCCATGAGCCGCATCCTGCCCCTGCTGGCCGCGCTGCTGCTGGCCGGCACGGCCGGTGCGCAGACCAAGCGCGAGAAGCGTGTGGGGCCTGTGCAGGCCGATGATGGCGGACGCTGCGACACCAGCGCCTGGCAGTTGGTGTTCAGCGATGAGTTCGATGGAGACCGGCTGGACCCGGACACCTGGCGCACGTGGTTCCCCTACAGCGATGACGGCAGCGACCGCTGCGACGGCTGCCGCCTCATGGGCACGAGCAACACCATCTTCCGCGACGACCTGGTGACCGTGAGCGGCGGCCAGCTGCATCTGGGCGTTCGCGCGCGCGAAGGT is a window encoding:
- a CDS encoding DUF2807 domain-containing protein, which translates into the protein MRTSLLPLLLALPLVQGCWNMNCVDAPGPVVTRDLAVEPFTGVITEGAIDVEIVQGPVQQVKAEGPAAALDLLSTQVKAGVWHVRTTACFKSDVDLVVRITLPSLERVGVEGSGDVHCTGAFAGERLEVTVAGSGDITAPVSARTLKVSIQGSGDVTLTGTAGEADLGIAGSGNVEGLDLSAGRADVEIEGSGDVSLTAVDVLNARILGSGNVRYRGTPKVSSTITGSGAVTPAP